Proteins encoded in a region of the Zea mays cultivar B73 chromosome 2, Zm-B73-REFERENCE-NAM-5.0, whole genome shotgun sequence genome:
- the LOC103649331 gene encoding uncharacterized protein, translated as MTFQLSLPLILSDSSGTKKLGITITFLKYPTSFINYQHAICHHSMYASKPPQVHTHVLLKALTMTSTISFFLVLAVKQSYSVGTMIAKKLSLRLPCAYSCPKTLSASNSFLIPTDLTVILSCSTVTGDSVFKSGQTRQKTPTLPGRCPSSRAQTGGNQNPSSFT; from the exons ATGACGTTTCAGCTTTCGTTGCCCCTGATACTTTCTGATTCTTCTGG TACCAAAAAATTGGGGATAACTATTACCTTTCTCAAATATCCCACCAGTTTCATCAACTACCAGCATGCAATCTGTCACCACTCCATGTACGCCAGCAAGCCACCTCAGGTTCATACTCATGTGCTCTTGAAAGCCTTAACTATGACATCAACAATTTCCTTCTTCCTAGTGCTGGCCGTTAAACAATCGTACTCAGTCGGCACAATGATCGCAAAGAAGTTATCACTGAG ATTACCTTGTGCATACTCCTGCCCAAAGACCCTATCAGCATCGAACTCTTTCTTAATCCCGACTGACTTGACCGTGATCCTCTCCTGCTCGACAGTAACCGGTGACTCAGTGTTCAAAAGCGGTCAGACCCGACAGAAGACCCCGACACTTCCTGGACGTTGCCCAAGCTCTAGAGCTCAGACTGGTGGGAATCAAAATCCAAGCTCTTTCACATAA